A portion of the Candidatus Cloacimonadota bacterium genome contains these proteins:
- a CDS encoding NADH-quinone oxidoreductase subunit H: MNIWIKILYAIISVIVAIVWGLTLGGIVRKIYARVHGRFGPPVWQPFLDIIKSHGKRVSISHGIMFYLGPVFRLGGGLGTYLFIPVIYGSTLFANFSGAGDLLLVMYFIFFGQLGMALGAGEGGHPYSPLGIARGLSQMTTFELPFSLAVIAVAIQYHSLNITTIVAAQQGSILNWTLFTNPFAVIAAMISLLGMNMHPPFSIVLAPQEIPIGPPIEMNSSFLATLQTNKGLFAAAKLVLFMNLFFGGATNLPIMIVKTFFIYIFSVIIGAAFPRFRPEQSFRFFLKWPTIIGIIGVIFVAYF, encoded by the coding sequence ATGAATATTTGGATTAAAATTCTCTATGCGATTATTTCAGTAATTGTAGCCATAGTTTGGGGACTTACACTTGGTGGAATTGTTAGGAAAATTTATGCAAGAGTTCATGGAAGATTCGGACCTCCGGTTTGGCAACCTTTTCTCGATATCATCAAATCGCATGGAAAACGCGTCTCAATATCTCATGGAATAATGTTCTATTTGGGACCGGTATTTCGATTGGGTGGTGGACTCGGAACCTATCTTTTTATTCCGGTAATCTACGGTTCAACTCTGTTTGCCAATTTTTCGGGGGCGGGCGATCTGCTTCTCGTAATGTATTTTATTTTCTTCGGGCAATTAGGAATGGCACTCGGTGCCGGAGAAGGTGGGCATCCGTATTCACCACTCGGAATCGCTCGCGGGCTATCTCAGATGACTACTTTTGAATTACCATTCTCTCTCGCTGTGATTGCAGTTGCGATTCAATATCATTCTTTGAACATAACGACAATTGTTGCTGCTCAGCAAGGTAGTATTCTTAATTGGACTCTATTCACAAATCCCTTTGCAGTAATTGCTGCGATGATCTCACTTTTGGGAATGAATATGCACCCGCCATTCAGCATCGTTTTGGCTCCACAAGAGATTCCAATCGGACCTCCTATTGAAATGAATAGCAGCTTTTTGGCAACTTTACAAACCAACAAAGGTTTATTTGCAGCTGCAAAATTAGTTCTTTTTATGAATCTGTTTTTTGGCGGTGCCACTAATCTGCCGATAATGATTGTGAAAACATTTTTCATTTATATATTTTCTGTGATAATCGGAGCAGCATTCCCTCGTTTTCGACCGGAACAATCTTTTAGATTTTTCTTAAAATGGCCTACTATTATTGGCATTATTGGGGTTATTTTTGTTGCATATTTTTAA
- a CDS encoding TetR/AcrR family transcriptional regulator: protein MGIVERKEREKELRSESIIDAAENVFFSKGFENATMLDVAKEVELSKGTIYLYFHSKNELCMAILLRGLHAVKNILKKLLNDNETSGIDKISRLADLFITFSKEHSFHYSALLSYREHRENCPASGKIITSTIDENKNINGIISDMIKIGQADETIKMNIDPEKLSLLIWGNFTGIMPSIILNETSTVELNFDPENILKYHFQLITNAIRTEGA from the coding sequence ATGGGAATAGTCGAAAGAAAAGAAAGAGAAAAAGAGTTGCGCAGCGAAAGCATTATTGATGCTGCGGAAAACGTTTTCTTTTCCAAAGGATTTGAAAACGCTACCATGCTCGATGTGGCAAAAGAAGTCGAATTGAGTAAGGGAACGATTTACCTTTATTTCCATAGCAAAAATGAACTTTGTATGGCAATCCTCCTACGTGGTCTTCATGCCGTGAAAAATATCTTAAAAAAATTACTGAACGATAATGAAACTTCCGGTATTGATAAAATTTCTAGATTGGCAGATCTTTTCATCACTTTTTCCAAAGAACATTCTTTCCATTACAGTGCACTTCTTTCCTATCGTGAACACCGAGAAAATTGCCCCGCATCCGGCAAGATAATCACAAGCACAATTGATGAAAATAAAAACATAAATGGAATAATATCTGATATGATTAAAATTGGACAGGCAGATGAAACAATCAAGATGAATATTGATCCTGAGAAACTATCTCTACTAATCTGGGGAAATTTTACCGGAATTATGCCCAGCATCATTTTAAATGAAACCTCAACTGTGGAACTCAATTTTGACCCCGAAAATATTTTAAAGTATCATTTTCAACTTATAACAAACGCAATAAGAACTGAAGGAGCATAA
- a CDS encoding monovalent cation/H+ antiporter complex subunit F, with protein sequence MANIIYNIAAIIALLGIVLTFIRLILGPTIADRAVALDGMTIISISLIVFIAYFSHRIIYLDVAIVYGLISFIGIVAIARYLERGI encoded by the coding sequence TTGGCTAATATAATTTATAATATTGCAGCTATCATTGCTCTATTGGGCATTGTGTTGACTTTTATAAGATTAATTTTGGGACCTACAATTGCCGACCGAGCCGTAGCTTTGGATGGTATGACCATCATTTCAATTTCACTAATTGTTTTCATCGCTTATTTTTCTCATAGAATCATTTATCTTGATGTTGCAATAGTTTACGGGCTCATTAGTTTCATCGGTATTGTGGCTATCGCCCGCTATCTTGAAAGGGGAATATAA
- a CDS encoding sodium:proton antiporter, which translates to MIGIYGMLTQKNLIKIVIGFSILDTGTHIIIVAIGYIKNRTAPIIDSAVIDAAVNMKDAVNQVVDPIPSALVLTAIVIGLAVTALMLSFIIKLYKKSGSLSIDDYQELKW; encoded by the coding sequence ATCATCGGGATTTATGGCATGTTGACACAGAAAAATTTGATAAAGATAGTGATTGGGTTTTCCATACTGGATACCGGAACTCATATCATCATAGTTGCGATTGGTTATATTAAAAACAGAACCGCTCCGATTATTGATTCTGCTGTAATTGATGCTGCTGTAAATATGAAAGACGCTGTGAATCAGGTTGTTGACCCAATCCCATCGGCTTTGGTTCTCACGGCTATTGTGATTGGACTGGCAGTAACCGCCTTGATGTTAAGTTTTATCATAAAATTATACAAGAAAAGCGGTTCTTTATCAATAGATGATTATCAGGAGTTGAAATGGTAA
- a CDS encoding proton-conducting transporter membrane subunit, producing the protein MVNPIYILILSLAAGFLLSIFDKAGRKLSLTVFYGVLAFNAFVVMEWFYQFVFLGASTLTINTAGFSAPLSINLQLGLQESFVLLFANITGLLAAIYLFKKFKESHISSPILYLVLIMGINGLVMTQDIFNMFVFLEITSISTFALTTLTETKKSLSAGFKYMIAGGVASTFFLLGVVFIYYFTGNLNLGFIHLGDFTGLGLISVFLLAIAIFIELKPFPANGWALDVYESVDSGIVSVIAVVNSAAIIFVFYKIMPLLPQNFLNMFGVAGVITFFFSNLMGLKQKSAKRLLGYSSIGQMGLLVASLIFTLNSPNYLVYLIVGGFFVNHLIAKAGLFWITGIVKKDNIKDWGILRNNKTLLILFGIFLFGLSGIPPFPGFWAKWEFVKILVQGKMFFVIGAILLGSLFEIVYLFRWFTLILKTEDLSEKSEISAEPSKIFSTAIFAVISILISVIIMKFFYGFDRIVLLPLIALIAVYLLDFIPSKIKGILSLVAVMIYAYFIYPFESNFQLIFAIIFLIGSAINIIATLNRKGLSQNFYGFLLMMIFSFGNLLIAKTYLQFFLSWEFMTISSFILILRGKKAQKASLMYMIFSTAGAYLMMVGFGLAPTLNSNSALINSIANVNLPLITMILLSIGFLIKSGSIGVHIWLPEAHAEAESDVSPFISAILLKAGVFGLFMVGISYIKHIPAFDMFYWIGWLGVLTAIVGAFLASFQEDAKRLLAYSSMSQVGYIVATIAILSHLGWISAMYLSLNHMMFKSALFIAIAGVYYRTHTRTMYEMGGLIKKMPLSFISVLICIIAVSGVPPLSGFGAKWLIYSSLIERGWYFQAGILFFASAVSFLYLYRLIHTIFLGQLKYEHQKIKEAPIWFIIPQYIFIIGIMAISTFPNLIIKPLNAIAGHFFNSSLIIDGYNVTSSLGNWNGNLVMYVTMGVFAIPFIVLLLLNGKMQKVKQFNIVYAAERPESPQTTHVAHNMYAHFRKALGGWGKPRIWDFWHGTSEWSHSFADFFRRLYTGNGQTYVLHIILYIVIVYFILGV; encoded by the coding sequence ATGGTAAATCCAATTTATATTCTTATTCTATCACTCGCAGCCGGATTCCTTTTATCAATCTTTGATAAAGCCGGAAGAAAGTTATCTTTGACTGTATTTTACGGAGTGCTCGCTTTCAATGCTTTTGTTGTGATGGAATGGTTTTATCAATTTGTCTTTCTCGGTGCTTCCACTTTAACGATTAATACTGCGGGTTTTAGTGCTCCCCTATCAATAAATTTGCAACTGGGATTACAAGAATCTTTCGTTTTATTATTCGCAAACATAACCGGGTTATTAGCAGCAATTTATCTTTTCAAAAAATTTAAAGAAAGCCACATCTCCTCCCCAATTCTCTATTTGGTTTTGATTATGGGAATTAACGGATTGGTAATGACTCAAGATATTTTTAATATGTTCGTGTTCTTGGAAATCACATCAATCTCAACTTTTGCTCTTACCACTTTAACAGAGACAAAAAAATCTTTATCTGCCGGCTTCAAATATATGATCGCCGGTGGGGTTGCATCCACTTTCTTTTTGCTCGGGGTAGTTTTCATCTATTATTTTACAGGAAACCTCAATTTAGGATTTATCCATTTGGGCGATTTTACCGGTTTGGGCTTGATTTCAGTATTCCTTTTAGCAATTGCAATTTTTATCGAATTGAAACCGTTTCCGGCAAATGGCTGGGCTCTCGATGTTTATGAATCTGTAGATTCAGGTATAGTTTCGGTGATCGCCGTTGTAAATTCGGCTGCGATAATCTTTGTTTTCTACAAAATTATGCCTTTGCTTCCGCAGAATTTTCTAAACATGTTTGGAGTAGCCGGAGTAATCACTTTCTTCTTTTCAAATTTGATGGGTTTGAAACAGAAGAGTGCAAAAAGATTGCTGGGATATTCATCTATCGGGCAGATGGGATTGTTAGTTGCAAGTCTTATCTTTACGTTAAATTCACCGAACTATTTGGTTTATCTGATCGTAGGTGGATTTTTCGTTAATCATCTTATTGCAAAAGCAGGTCTTTTTTGGATTACGGGAATTGTCAAAAAGGACAATATAAAAGATTGGGGAATTTTACGAAACAATAAAACTCTTTTAATATTATTCGGGATTTTCTTATTTGGTCTATCCGGTATTCCTCCATTTCCCGGATTCTGGGCAAAATGGGAATTTGTTAAAATTTTAGTTCAGGGAAAAATGTTCTTTGTCATCGGCGCCATTTTATTAGGCTCACTATTCGAGATAGTTTATTTATTCAGATGGTTTACTCTAATTTTGAAAACAGAAGATTTATCAGAAAAATCTGAAATTTCCGCTGAACCGAGCAAAATATTTTCCACAGCGATTTTTGCGGTTATCTCAATATTGATTTCTGTAATAATTATGAAATTTTTTTACGGATTCGATCGAATTGTCTTACTTCCGTTAATTGCTCTGATTGCTGTATATTTATTAGATTTTATTCCGTCGAAAATCAAAGGTATTTTATCTCTCGTAGCAGTAATGATTTACGCATATTTTATTTATCCATTTGAAAGCAATTTTCAACTTATTTTCGCAATCATTTTTTTAATCGGAAGTGCAATAAATATCATCGCCACCTTAAACAGAAAAGGTTTGAGCCAAAATTTTTACGGTTTTCTGTTAATGATGATTTTTTCTTTCGGAAATTTGCTTATTGCTAAAACGTATTTACAATTTTTTCTCAGCTGGGAATTTATGACAATTTCCTCATTTATTTTGATCTTACGGGGTAAAAAAGCTCAGAAGGCTTCTTTGATGTATATGATTTTCTCTACTGCCGGTGCATATTTAATGATGGTTGGATTTGGTCTCGCTCCAACTCTGAACTCGAATTCCGCATTGATCAACTCAATTGCAAATGTTAATTTACCCTTGATCACAATGATTTTACTGTCAATTGGGTTCTTGATAAAATCAGGTTCAATCGGAGTTCATATTTGGTTACCGGAAGCACATGCAGAAGCGGAATCAGATGTGTCACCATTTATATCTGCAATTTTATTGAAAGCGGGCGTGTTCGGTTTGTTTATGGTTGGAATTTCATATATCAAACATATTCCGGCATTCGATATGTTCTATTGGATTGGCTGGCTTGGGGTGCTAACTGCCATCGTGGGAGCATTCTTAGCCTCATTTCAGGAAGATGCAAAAAGATTATTGGCGTATTCGAGCATGAGTCAGGTTGGTTATATTGTGGCTACCATTGCGATATTAAGCCATCTCGGTTGGATTTCCGCAATGTACCTATCTCTCAATCATATGATGTTCAAATCTGCTCTATTTATCGCGATTGCAGGCGTTTATTACCGAACTCACACGAGAACAATGTATGAAATGGGCGGATTGATCAAGAAAATGCCTTTGTCATTTATTAGTGTTTTGATTTGTATTATTGCTGTTTCGGGTGTGCCACCTTTATCGGGATTTGGGGCAAAATGGCTTATATATTCCTCATTAATTGAACGCGGCTGGTATTTCCAAGCCGGAATATTGTTCTTCGCAAGTGCGGTAAGTTTTTTGTATTTGTATAGATTGATCCACACAATATTCTTGGGACAACTAAAATACGAGCATCAAAAAATTAAGGAAGCACCGATTTGGTTCATCATTCCGCAATATATTTTTATTATTGGAATTATGGCGATCTCCACATTCCCAAACCTGATAATAAAACCCTTGAATGCAATCGCAGGTCATTTTTTCAATTCATCGCTAATTATAGATGGATATAATGTAACGAGCAGTTTGGGAAATTGGAACGGAAACTTGGTTATGTATGTAACAATGGGCGTTTTTGCAATCCCATTTATCGTTTTGTTGTTACTTAACGGTAAAATGCAGAAGGTCAAGCAGTTTAACATTGTTTACGCTGCCGAAAGACCGGAATCTCCTCAAACTACACATGTTGCTCATAATATGTACGCCCATTTCAGAAAAGCTCTCGGCGGATGGGGAAAACCCAGAATCTGGGATTTTTGGCACGGAACTTCTGAATGGTCGCACAGCTTCGCTGATTTCTTTCGTCGTTTATATACCGGAAACGGGCAGACTTATGTTTTACATATAATTTTATACATCGTGATTGTGTATTTCATTTTGGGAGTGTAA
- a CDS encoding hydrogenase subunit MbhD domain-containing protein — protein MISTIIIVLGIIMIAAAFLAIYLKDLLSAIISAGVISLLASIIYLLLAAPDVAITEAAIGSGLTTIVFLFALNKVRKEKKDD, from the coding sequence ATGATTTCCACAATTATCATAGTTTTGGGAATAATAATGATCGCAGCGGCTTTTTTGGCTATTTATTTGAAAGATTTGCTTTCGGCAATCATTAGTGCCGGCGTGATAAGTCTATTGGCAAGCATTATTTATCTTCTGCTTGCTGCCCCGGATGTGGCAATAACAGAAGCAGCCATCGGCTCGGGACTTACCACAATTGTTTTCCTTTTCGCTTTAAACAAAGTGCGAAAGGAGAAGAAAGATGATTAA
- the mnhG gene encoding monovalent cation/H(+) antiporter subunit G produces MEMLGAIITLIGSLFLFLGALGILRMPDVYNRMQAGTKATTLGSILFLIGISVGNHACGCFGKIFIIILFVIFTNPVSSNALARAAHFSGVKLTKRSVKDDLKDDGLENKGEEK; encoded by the coding sequence ATGGAAATGCTGGGTGCGATTATCACTTTAATTGGTTCCCTTTTCCTTTTTTTGGGAGCATTGGGAATTTTACGCATGCCGGATGTATATAATAGAATGCAAGCCGGCACAAAAGCTACCACGCTCGGATCTATTTTATTTTTAATCGGAATTTCGGTCGGCAACCATGCCTGTGGCTGCTTCGGAAAAATTTTCATCATAATTCTATTCGTTATATTTACCAATCCCGTTTCATCAAATGCATTAGCACGAGCTGCTCATTTTTCAGGAGTCAAACTTACAAAACGCTCTGTTAAAGATGATTTGAAAGACGATGGTCTCGAAAATAAAGGAGAAGAAAAATGA
- the mbhE gene encoding hydrogen gas-evolving membrane-bound hydrogenase subunit E, giving the protein MIKRLLIIFAILSLLIIFFPLITNFEYAQNLNELASKYVKGSIDQLKSQNVVTSVVVTYRGLDTLGEVTVLFLATAGIGFLLRRRNKKTKKRKASELLQTTSSFLSVLIILLGVYVFLHGHLTPGGGFQGGVIIASAFLLLILADTNFKFNHTILQAVESFSGAFYVVVGLIGLVLLIGFLNPRIIPLGKLGHLFSAGAIPIIYSLIGLKVGSELVGIIEHMKKG; this is encoded by the coding sequence ATGATTAAACGATTGTTGATTATTTTCGCAATATTGAGCTTGCTAATAATTTTTTTCCCTCTGATTACAAATTTTGAATATGCCCAAAACTTGAACGAATTAGCCTCAAAATATGTCAAAGGTTCGATCGATCAACTCAAGTCGCAAAATGTGGTAACTTCTGTGGTCGTTACTTATCGTGGTTTGGATACTTTGGGAGAAGTAACCGTCCTGTTCTTGGCAACTGCCGGAATCGGTTTTTTGCTGAGAAGAAGAAATAAAAAAACAAAAAAAAGAAAAGCCTCAGAACTTTTGCAAACAACATCTTCGTTTTTATCCGTATTGATAATCCTGCTTGGGGTTTACGTTTTTTTGCATGGACATCTTACGCCCGGTGGTGGATTTCAGGGTGGCGTAATCATCGCTTCCGCCTTTTTATTGCTGATTTTAGCGGATACAAATTTCAAATTCAATCACACGATTTTGCAAGCTGTTGAATCATTTTCCGGTGCATTTTATGTTGTTGTCGGATTGATCGGATTGGTTCTGCTGATTGGCTTTTTAAATCCCAGAATAATACCTCTCGGTAAATTGGGGCATCTGTTCAGTGCCGGAGCAATTCCCATCATTTACTCTCTGATTGGGCTCAAGGTCGGTTCGGAGTTAGTCGGAATCATCGAACATATGAAAAAAGGATAA
- a CDS encoding DUF302 domain-containing protein: MKKYILAGIIGFVVGIIVTGVVMYNVAPGMMLLEDESQFGFDETALKLEKSVKAHDWKIPHVHDLQKSMKKFGTEVGPVKVFELCHPKHAGKILGKGDERIVSSLMPCRVAIYEKPDGKTYISRMNSKLMAKPMGGIIAEVMSEAASQNEEILEVIIKN; the protein is encoded by the coding sequence ATGAAAAAATATATTTTAGCCGGAATAATCGGCTTTGTAGTTGGAATTATTGTAACCGGAGTTGTCATGTATAACGTGGCTCCCGGAATGATGTTGTTGGAAGATGAAAGTCAGTTTGGTTTTGATGAAACAGCATTGAAATTGGAAAAATCAGTCAAAGCTCATGATTGGAAGATACCCCACGTTCACGACTTGCAAAAATCTATGAAAAAATTCGGAACAGAGGTTGGACCTGTAAAAGTATTTGAGTTATGTCATCCGAAACACGCTGGCAAAATACTGGGAAAGGGTGATGAACGAATCGTTTCCAGCCTGATGCCCTGTCGCGTAGCAATTTATGAAAAGCCGGATGGGAAAACTTATATTTCTCGAATGAATTCCAAACTAATGGCTAAGCCAATGGGTGGAATAATCGCTGAAGTAATGTCTGAAGCAGCTAGTCAAAACGAAGAAATTCTTGAAGTAATTATAAAAAATTAA
- a CDS encoding Na+/H+ antiporter subunit E has translation MKSIKKGFLFFIFLLIIWLFLAGTNIQEIIAGAIVSLLLSIIFFSKAAIFSEFNLNPKSIGYSVAYIFVFIIELLKSNFDVANRVVQRKIPINPGIVKVKTKLKSKLGRVILANSITLTPGTLTVETNGEYYYIHWIDVTSGDIEGATEQIVKKFEKYLEVIFG, from the coding sequence GTGAAATCAATCAAAAAGGGATTTTTATTTTTTATTTTTCTCCTGATCATCTGGTTATTTTTAGCCGGAACAAATATTCAGGAGATAATTGCCGGTGCGATTGTTTCGCTGCTTTTAAGCATTATTTTCTTTTCCAAAGCAGCAATATTTTCCGAATTTAATTTGAATCCGAAATCAATCGGTTACTCTGTAGCTTATATTTTTGTTTTTATAATAGAATTGTTAAAATCAAATTTCGATGTTGCCAACCGAGTTGTACAGCGCAAGATACCTATTAATCCGGGTATTGTGAAAGTGAAAACAAAACTCAAATCAAAACTGGGACGAGTTATTCTCGCTAATTCTATCACGCTAACTCCGGGAACTTTGACTGTGGAAACAAATGGAGAATATTATTACATTCACTGGATTGATGTAACTTCGGGTGATATCGAAGGTGCAACAGAACAGATTGTTAAAAAATTTGAAAAATATTTGGAGGTTATCTTTGGCTAA